Proteins from one Microbacterium faecale genomic window:
- the gdhA gene encoding NADP-specific glutamate dehydrogenase has product MLGSTLQTTLDTVLARNPGEPEFHQAVHEVFDSLAVVQERHPEYNDMAILTRLCEPERQIIFRVSWVDDEGNVQVNRGFRVQFNSALGPYKGGLRFRESVNLGIVKFLGFEQIFKNSLTGLPIGGGKGGSDFDPAGKSDGEVMRFCQSFMTELHRHIGEHTDVPAGDIGVGAREIGYLFGQYKRLTNRYEAGVLTGKGLDWGGSLVRKEATGYGATIFAQEMLAARGESLDGRTAIVSGSGNVALYAIEKVHQLGGTAITASDSSGYVVDEDGIDLGLLKQIKEVERGRISEYVDRRGGRAHYVAGGSVWEVPGDVAIPSATQNELHENDAIALVKNGVRAVSEGANMPCTPKAVDIFQDAGIAFGPGKAANAGGVATSALEMQQNASRDAWSFAYTEERLTDIMRGIHQNALETAEEFGRPGNYVIGANVAGFRKVADAMMAFGVI; this is encoded by the coding sequence ATGCTCGGTTCCACCCTTCAGACCACGCTCGATACTGTCCTCGCCCGGAATCCCGGCGAGCCCGAGTTCCACCAGGCCGTCCACGAAGTGTTCGATTCGCTCGCCGTGGTGCAGGAGCGGCACCCCGAGTACAACGACATGGCGATCCTGACGCGTCTGTGCGAGCCCGAACGGCAGATCATCTTCCGCGTGTCCTGGGTGGACGACGAGGGCAACGTCCAGGTCAACCGCGGTTTCCGCGTGCAGTTCAACTCCGCGCTCGGACCGTACAAGGGCGGCCTGCGATTCCGCGAGTCGGTCAACCTCGGCATCGTGAAGTTCCTCGGCTTCGAGCAGATCTTCAAGAACTCCCTCACCGGGCTGCCGATCGGCGGCGGCAAGGGCGGCAGTGACTTCGACCCGGCAGGCAAGTCCGACGGCGAGGTCATGCGCTTCTGCCAGTCGTTCATGACCGAGCTGCACCGCCACATCGGTGAGCACACCGACGTCCCCGCGGGTGACATCGGTGTGGGAGCGCGCGAGATCGGCTACCTGTTCGGTCAGTACAAGCGCCTCACGAACCGCTACGAGGCAGGAGTGCTCACCGGTAAGGGACTCGACTGGGGTGGATCGCTCGTGCGCAAGGAGGCGACCGGGTACGGCGCCACGATCTTCGCGCAGGAGATGCTGGCGGCGCGCGGTGAGAGCCTCGACGGGCGCACGGCGATCGTGTCGGGATCCGGGAACGTCGCCCTCTACGCGATCGAGAAGGTCCACCAGCTCGGCGGCACGGCGATCACCGCGTCCGACTCGAGCGGATACGTCGTGGACGAGGATGGCATCGACCTCGGACTGCTGAAGCAGATCAAGGAGGTCGAACGGGGGCGCATCAGCGAGTACGTCGACCGCCGCGGCGGCCGTGCGCACTACGTCGCCGGCGGTTCGGTCTGGGAGGTTCCGGGCGACGTCGCCATCCCGTCCGCGACGCAGAATGAGCTGCACGAGAACGACGCCATCGCGCTCGTGAAGAACGGCGTGCGTGCCGTCTCGGAGGGCGCGAACATGCCCTGCACGCCGAAGGCCGTCGATATCTTCCAGGACGCGGGCATCGCCTTCGGGCCGGGCAAGGCGGCGAACGCCGGAGGCGTCGCCACCAGTGCGCTCGAGATGCAGCAGAACGCGTCGCGTGACGCGTGGTCGTTCGCCTACACCGAGGAGCGGCTGACCGACATCATGCGCGGCATTCACCAGAATGCGCTCGAGACCGCGGAAGAATTCGGTCGGCCCGGCAACTACGTCATCGGCGCGAACGTGGCGGGCTTCCGCAAGGTCGCCGACGCGATGATGGCCTTCGGCGTCATCTGA